In Prosthecochloris sp. GSB1, the following proteins share a genomic window:
- the acs gene encoding acetate--CoA ligase, protein MAKDKKQSNQKPADQESISSVLSEKRKFPPPPEFSADAHISTMKEYEKLYAEAEKNPEKYWADIAEGFHWEKKWDSVLEWNSPYAKWFDGGMTNICYNAVDRHVKSWRKNKAAIIWEGEEGDQRVLTYGELHRQVSKFANALKIAGIKPGDRVAIYMGMVPELVVAVLACARVGAVHNVIFAGFSAHAITERVNDSKAKLIICSDGTRRRGKTINLKEIVDEAIVDTPSVRNVIVLKVTNENVTMHDGMDHWWHDLMGLSVDQHDPEFFDAEHPLFILYTSGSTGKPKGILHTTGGYMVHAASSFRYVFDIKDEDIYWCTADVGWITGHSYLIYGPLLNGATIMMYEGAPNYPQWDRFWDIINRHKVTILYTAPTAIRAFIRAGNEWVTKHDLSSLRLLGTVGEPINPKAWMWYHSIVGQEKCPIVDTWWQTETGGILVSPFPGATPTKPGTATRPLPGIMVDVVRKDGKPCKANEGGYLVIKKPWPSMLRTIYGDNKRYEETYWSEFKDMYFTGDGARKDEDGYIWIMGRVDDVVNVSGHRLGTSEVESALVAHEAVAEAAVVSRPDEIKGNALIAFVTLKDEYEGDMKLREDLRAHVSKEIGPIAKPDEIRWAQGLPKTRSGKIMRRLLRELASSKEIKGDVTTLEDFGVLEQLREQEEED, encoded by the coding sequence ATGGCTAAGGACAAAAAACAATCGAACCAGAAACCGGCCGATCAGGAGTCAATCAGTTCCGTGCTTTCGGAAAAAAGAAAGTTTCCTCCCCCCCCGGAGTTCTCCGCCGATGCCCATATATCCACCATGAAGGAGTATGAAAAACTCTATGCGGAAGCGGAAAAAAACCCTGAAAAATACTGGGCGGACATTGCCGAAGGGTTCCACTGGGAAAAGAAATGGGACAGCGTTCTCGAATGGAACAGCCCTTATGCCAAATGGTTCGACGGCGGCATGACCAACATCTGTTACAATGCGGTCGACCGCCACGTGAAGAGCTGGAGAAAAAACAAGGCGGCGATCATCTGGGAGGGCGAGGAAGGCGACCAGCGCGTACTCACCTACGGCGAGCTTCACCGCCAGGTCAGCAAATTCGCCAACGCGCTGAAAATCGCCGGCATCAAACCGGGTGACCGCGTCGCTATCTACATGGGCATGGTTCCGGAGCTTGTCGTCGCCGTTCTGGCATGCGCGCGTGTCGGCGCGGTGCACAACGTCATTTTCGCAGGCTTCTCCGCTCACGCGATCACCGAAAGGGTCAACGACTCGAAAGCGAAGCTCATTATCTGCTCGGACGGCACCAGGAGAAGGGGCAAGACCATCAACCTCAAGGAGATCGTCGACGAGGCCATCGTGGACACTCCCTCGGTCCGCAACGTCATCGTGCTGAAAGTCACGAACGAAAACGTCACCATGCATGACGGCATGGATCACTGGTGGCACGACCTCATGGGCCTTTCAGTCGATCAGCACGATCCGGAGTTCTTCGACGCCGAGCACCCGCTTTTCATTCTCTACACCAGCGGCTCGACCGGCAAACCGAAAGGCATTCTGCACACCACCGGCGGCTACATGGTGCACGCGGCCAGTTCCTTCAGGTACGTCTTCGACATCAAGGACGAGGATATATACTGGTGCACGGCCGACGTGGGCTGGATCACCGGACACAGCTACCTTATCTACGGCCCGCTGCTCAACGGAGCGACCATCATGATGTACGAGGGAGCGCCAAACTATCCGCAGTGGGACCGTTTCTGGGATATCATCAATCGCCACAAGGTCACCATTCTCTATACCGCCCCGACGGCGATCCGCGCCTTCATAAGGGCCGGAAACGAATGGGTCACGAAACACGACCTCAGCTCGCTGCGCCTTCTCGGAACGGTCGGAGAGCCGATCAATCCAAAAGCCTGGATGTGGTATCATTCGATCGTGGGGCAGGAAAAATGCCCGATCGTCGACACCTGGTGGCAGACAGAAACCGGCGGCATTCTCGTCTCTCCGTTTCCCGGCGCGACACCGACCAAGCCAGGCACGGCCACGAGACCGCTTCCCGGCATCATGGTGGACGTCGTCCGCAAGGACGGCAAGCCCTGCAAGGCCAACGAAGGAGGCTACCTGGTCATCAAGAAGCCCTGGCCCTCCATGCTGCGCACCATCTACGGCGACAACAAACGCTACGAAGAGACCTACTGGTCGGAATTCAAGGACATGTACTTCACTGGCGACGGTGCAAGGAAGGACGAAGACGGCTATATCTGGATCATGGGCCGTGTCGATGACGTGGTGAACGTATCCGGGCACCGCCTCGGTACGAGCGAGGTCGAAAGCGCGCTCGTCGCGCACGAAGCCGTCGCCGAAGCCGCTGTCGTCAGCCGTCCCGACGAAATCAAGGGCAACGCCCTTATCGCGTTCGTCACGCTCAAGGACGAATACGAGGGCGACATGAAGCTGCGGGAAGACCTGCGGGCGCACGTTTCGAAGGAAATCGGCCCCATCGCGAAACCGGATGAAATCCGGTGGGCGCAGGGTCTGCCGAAGACCCGAAGCGGTAAGATCATGAGAAGACTGCTCCGCGAGCTTGCTTCCTCCAAGGAGATCAAGGGAGACGTCACCACGCTCGAAGACTTCGGCGTGCTCGAACAGCTTCGGGAGCAGGAAGAAGAGGATTAG
- a CDS encoding sunset domain-containing protein, with product MANCTKEASIVIMRIRRRPGFLAAPVLFMLLQPISVAAEQSAMVYRGNASSKVFHRPGCRYYDCSACTAEFQSRERALQAGYRPCKVCKP from the coding sequence ATGGCCAACTGCACAAAAGAGGCGTCAATCGTCATCATGAGAATACGCCGACGACCCGGATTTCTCGCCGCGCCGGTTCTTTTCATGCTGCTGCAGCCCATCAGTGTCGCCGCCGAGCAGTCCGCTATGGTCTACCGCGGCAATGCCTCGAGCAAGGTGTTCCATCGTCCCGGTTGCCGTTACTACGACTGCTCGGCATGCACGGCTGAGTTTCAGTCCCGCGAGCGGGCGCTGCAGGCGGGGTATCGGCCCTGCAAGGTCTGCAAACCTTAG
- a CDS encoding TspO/MBR family protein — translation MNNAILLVVCIGLCLLVGFAGSVFTPEPGSGWYYSVLNKPSWNPPSWLFAPVWTILFVLMGVALSQVVKEGLDRPVVIAALIVFAVQLYLNFAWSAMFFGLQSPFWGYLEIVGLWLAIVLTIVLFSAVSQSAAFLLVPYLLWVSFAAYLNFTIMRLNP, via the coding sequence ATGAATAACGCGATCCTTCTCGTCGTATGTATCGGTCTTTGTCTTCTCGTTGGTTTCGCAGGAAGTGTTTTCACGCCCGAACCGGGTTCGGGGTGGTACTATTCAGTACTGAACAAGCCTTCCTGGAACCCACCGAGCTGGCTTTTCGCTCCTGTATGGACCATACTTTTCGTGCTTATGGGCGTGGCTCTTTCGCAGGTGGTCAAGGAAGGATTAGACCGGCCTGTCGTCATTGCAGCCTTGATTGTCTTTGCCGTTCAACTGTATCTGAATTTTGCCTGGTCGGCGATGTTTTTCGGTCTGCAGTCGCCGTTCTGGGGATATCTGGAAATCGTCGGGCTCTGGCTCGCGATCGTTTTGACGATCGTACTCTTCAGCGCTGTTTCGCAAAGCGCGGCGTTTCTTCTGGTTCCTTACCTCCTCTGGGTGAGTTTCGCTGCGTACCTGAACTTCACGATCATGCGGCTCAATCCATGA
- a CDS encoding inositol monophosphatase family protein — MSKELETAVQAAKEAGGITLEKFGFLSETDAHLKEYKDFVTEVDRACERRIAEIISAAFPEDGLLGEEEGMAAGRSGRTWIVDPLDGTLNFIHAFPVFSISIALRDETGSLAVAVVYQPVLNELFTAEKGQGAFLNSRRIHVSSRTDPGHLLIATGIPFKEYHYLDAYVSMLKDVARGSAGIRRAGSAALDLAYTACGRFDAFWEYKLFPWDFSAGVLLVREAGGAVTGFSGNEDVYAHHSIVAGTPHTHPLLLAKAGEHFREHL; from the coding sequence ATGAGCAAAGAACTGGAAACCGCCGTGCAGGCCGCGAAAGAGGCCGGCGGCATTACGCTTGAAAAATTCGGGTTCCTCTCCGAAACCGACGCACACCTGAAAGAATACAAGGATTTCGTCACCGAAGTCGACCGGGCATGCGAGCGGCGCATAGCCGAAATAATATCCGCGGCGTTTCCGGAGGACGGCCTGCTCGGCGAGGAAGAAGGGATGGCCGCAGGTCGCTCGGGTCGGACCTGGATCGTCGACCCGCTTGACGGCACGCTCAATTTCATCCACGCCTTTCCCGTCTTCTCCATCAGCATCGCACTCAGGGACGAAACGGGCTCGCTCGCCGTCGCGGTCGTCTACCAGCCGGTGCTTAACGAGCTGTTCACGGCCGAAAAGGGCCAAGGCGCCTTTCTCAACAGCAGGCGCATCCATGTCTCGTCGAGAACGGACCCCGGACACCTGCTCATCGCAACCGGAATACCCTTCAAGGAGTATCATTACCTCGACGCCTACGTCTCCATGCTGAAGGATGTCGCGCGCGGATCGGCGGGCATACGCAGGGCCGGGTCCGCGGCCCTGGACCTCGCCTACACTGCCTGCGGGAGGTTCGACGCCTTCTGGGAATACAAGCTCTTCCCCTGGGATTTCTCGGCCGGGGTGCTCCTTGTCAGGGAAGCAGGCGGCGCCGTCACGGGTTTTTCCGGCAACGAGGACGTCTACGCCCATCACAGCATCGTCGCCGGCACGCCGCATACCCACCCCCTGCTCCTCGCGAAAGCCGGCGAGCATTTCCGGGAACACCTGTGA
- a CDS encoding bifunctional UDP-3-O-[3-hydroxymyristoyl] N-acetylglucosamine deacetylase/3-hydroxyacyl-ACP dehydratase, with product MLIHQRTLQKEVSLWGTGLHTGQECMITFKPAPENHGYRFIRTDIANCPEIPALIEHVVDVCRGTTIEYEGNKVHTTEHVLAALYGLQIDNCRIEMSGPEPPVMDGSSLQFAEALVAAGLQEQSEPKNYLVIDETIEFHDPANNVDIVALPLDGFRTTVMVDYKNPALGSQHSGLFDLEQEFLKDFAPCRTFCFLSEVEELANIGIIKGGDLDNAVVIVDKDMSQNELKALAEKIGVDSSQLVLGENGILNSRELRFKNEPARHKLLDLIGDLALLGMPIKAQILAARPGHASNVEFVKQLKKYADRNKLARQFQHEKKSGVIFDINAIQKILPHRYPFLLIDKIVEFRLDEKIVSIKNVTMNEEFFQGHFPGNPVMPGVLIVEAMAQTGGIMMLNGNDNIHDMQVYFMGIDNARFRKPVIPGDTLVIEAVMTNRRRSVCRFDAKAYVRGDLVCEASLMATVVEKSGAS from the coding sequence ATGCTGATTCATCAAAGAACCCTTCAGAAGGAAGTCTCTCTCTGGGGAACCGGCCTGCACACCGGACAGGAATGCATGATCACCTTCAAACCGGCCCCTGAAAACCACGGCTACCGTTTCATACGAACGGATATCGCGAACTGTCCCGAAATACCGGCGCTCATAGAGCATGTCGTCGATGTCTGCCGGGGAACGACCATCGAGTATGAAGGAAACAAGGTACACACCACCGAACACGTTCTCGCTGCCCTCTACGGCCTGCAGATAGACAACTGCAGAATAGAGATGAGCGGTCCCGAACCGCCGGTCATGGACGGAAGCTCTCTGCAGTTCGCCGAAGCGCTGGTGGCCGCCGGACTTCAGGAGCAATCCGAACCGAAAAACTATCTGGTCATAGACGAAACCATTGAGTTCCATGACCCGGCCAATAACGTCGATATCGTCGCGCTGCCTCTCGACGGCTTCAGGACCACCGTCATGGTCGACTACAAGAACCCGGCGCTCGGGTCCCAGCACTCAGGCCTGTTCGACCTCGAACAGGAGTTCCTGAAGGATTTCGCCCCGTGCAGGACATTCTGCTTCCTGAGCGAGGTCGAGGAACTGGCCAACATCGGAATCATCAAGGGGGGAGACCTCGACAACGCCGTCGTGATCGTCGACAAGGACATGTCGCAGAATGAACTGAAAGCGCTCGCGGAAAAAATAGGTGTCGACAGTTCACAGCTCGTGCTGGGCGAAAACGGCATCCTCAACAGCCGGGAACTTCGTTTCAAAAACGAGCCTGCCCGTCACAAGCTGCTGGACCTGATCGGCGACCTCGCGCTGCTGGGCATGCCGATCAAGGCCCAGATTCTCGCCGCCCGACCCGGCCACGCCTCCAACGTCGAATTCGTCAAGCAGCTCAAAAAATACGCCGACCGCAACAAACTTGCACGCCAGTTCCAGCACGAGAAAAAATCGGGCGTCATTTTCGACATCAACGCGATACAGAAAATCCTGCCGCACCGCTATCCTTTCCTGCTGATCGACAAAATCGTAGAGTTCAGGCTCGACGAAAAAATCGTCTCGATCAAGAACGTAACGATGAACGAAGAGTTTTTCCAGGGGCATTTTCCAGGCAATCCCGTCATGCCCGGAGTGCTTATCGTGGAAGCCATGGCCCAGACCGGCGGCATCATGATGCTCAACGGCAACGACAACATCCATGACATGCAGGTCTACTTCATGGGAATAGACAACGCCAGGTTCCGCAAACCGGTTATACCGGGCGACACGCTGGTCATCGAGGCCGTCATGACGAACCGCCGGCGCAGCGTCTGCAGGTTCGACGCGAAAGCCTACGTCAGGGGAGACCTTGTCTGCGAGGCTTCGCTGATGGCGACGGTGGTTGAAAAAAGCGGCGCGTCCTGA
- a CDS encoding CDP-alcohol phosphatidyltransferase family protein: MKGHIVNLPNFLSVLRILLIPGFIHYFDRGDIWVANTILVVAVLTDWFDGRAARWTNEVSDMGKILDPLADKICLASVAVYFMYRGELPVWFVAFVVTRDLLIFLGAAWVKHHYKVITTSLWPGKWAVGFVSMMFLAMVWPHPVFDRYPVQDFFMYLSVIMLFLSFLQYFMRFFRITQGAGQEA; encoded by the coding sequence GTGAAAGGGCATATTGTCAATCTGCCGAATTTCCTGAGCGTGCTCAGGATTCTGCTCATCCCCGGTTTCATCCATTATTTCGACCGGGGAGATATATGGGTTGCGAACACAATCCTTGTCGTCGCCGTTCTGACCGACTGGTTCGACGGTCGCGCCGCCCGATGGACGAACGAGGTCTCGGACATGGGCAAGATTCTTGATCCTCTCGCCGACAAGATCTGCCTGGCATCGGTTGCGGTTTATTTCATGTACAGGGGCGAGTTGCCGGTATGGTTCGTGGCTTTCGTGGTGACACGCGATCTGCTGATATTTCTGGGCGCGGCATGGGTCAAGCATCACTACAAGGTGATCACCACGTCGCTGTGGCCCGGCAAATGGGCCGTCGGTTTCGTTTCGATGATGTTCCTCGCCATGGTCTGGCCCCATCCCGTTTTCGACCGGTATCCCGTACAGGATTTTTTCATGTACCTTTCGGTCATCATGCTGTTCCTCTCTTTCCTCCAGTATTTCATGAGATTTTTCCGGATCACGCAGGGCGCCGGACAGGAGGCATGA
- the ruvC gene encoding crossover junction endodeoxyribonuclease RuvC: MVVIGVDPGSVRTGYGVVRREGKAFSLVTCGVIRLASGLGIPERIKIIYDRLDGLIDANRPSVLALETAYVNRNAQSALKLGQVRGAIVALTMNRGLVLHEYAPREVKQVLTGRGGAAKEQVAYMVRHFLDIRESLKPHDISDALGIALCDMLRGREGNPHGSGKSRKSSRGGAWADFVKSNPELLA; the protein is encoded by the coding sequence ATGGTTGTCATCGGGGTTGATCCCGGAAGCGTCCGCACCGGTTACGGTGTGGTCAGGCGGGAAGGGAAGGCCTTTTCGCTGGTGACCTGCGGTGTCATTCGGCTCGCATCGGGTCTTGGTATTCCGGAAAGAATCAAAATAATTTATGACCGGCTCGACGGGCTCATCGACGCCAATCGCCCCTCGGTGCTCGCTCTGGAAACCGCCTACGTGAATCGCAATGCCCAGTCCGCGCTCAAGCTCGGCCAGGTCAGGGGAGCGATCGTTGCGCTGACGATGAACCGCGGGCTCGTGCTTCATGAATACGCGCCCAGGGAAGTCAAGCAGGTGCTGACGGGTAGGGGGGGCGCGGCAAAGGAGCAGGTCGCTTACATGGTCAGGCATTTTCTCGATATCCGCGAATCCCTCAAGCCTCACGATATATCGGACGCACTGGGAATTGCCCTTTGCGATATGTTGCGCGGTCGAGAGGGAAATCCGCATGGGAGCGGGAAGTCCCGAAAGAGTTCGCGCGGCGGCGCCTGGGCCGATTTCGTCAAGAGCAACCCTGAACTTCTGGCCTGA
- a CDS encoding YebC/PmpR family DNA-binding transcriptional regulator → MSGHSKWSTIKRKKAATDQKRGNLFTKLVREITIAAKMGGGDPTGNPRLRLAIDNARANSMPAENIQRAIKKGTGELEGVTYEEISYEGYGPGGIALIIETATDNRNRTVADVRHVMNRNNGSLGETGSVSWMFQRKGSIDVPKSDASEERLMEVLLDAGLEDLDGEDENYFNVLTDVKDLENAKKALDDAGIPYENAKMDLIPDNVVEVESEDAAKAIRLIDALENCDDVQAVYSNIEISEQAMKALDS, encoded by the coding sequence ATGTCTGGACATAGCAAGTGGTCGACGATCAAGCGCAAGAAAGCCGCGACAGATCAGAAAAGAGGCAATCTTTTCACGAAACTGGTTCGTGAAATAACCATCGCGGCGAAAATGGGCGGCGGCGATCCGACCGGCAATCCCCGCCTCCGTCTCGCCATCGACAATGCGAGGGCGAACTCCATGCCGGCGGAAAACATACAGCGAGCCATCAAGAAGGGCACCGGCGAACTCGAAGGGGTTACCTACGAGGAAATAAGCTACGAGGGTTACGGGCCCGGCGGCATCGCCCTCATTATCGAGACGGCGACGGACAACCGCAACAGGACGGTCGCCGACGTGCGCCACGTCATGAACCGCAACAACGGCTCGCTCGGCGAGACCGGCAGCGTTTCATGGATGTTTCAGCGGAAGGGGAGCATAGACGTCCCGAAAAGCGACGCGAGCGAGGAAAGGCTTATGGAAGTGCTGCTCGACGCGGGACTTGAGGACCTCGACGGTGAAGACGAAAACTATTTCAACGTGCTCACGGACGTCAAGGACCTGGAAAACGCGAAAAAGGCCCTCGACGATGCCGGGATACCCTACGAAAACGCCAAAATGGACCTGATCCCTGACAATGTGGTCGAGGTCGAATCGGAAGACGCAGCGAAGGCGATCAGGCTTATCGACGCCCTTGAAAACTGCGACGACGTGCAGGCGGTGTACAGCAATATCGAGATCAGCGAACAGGCGATGAAGGCTCTTGACTCCTGA
- the pheA gene encoding prephenate dehydratase gives MTNRSVAYQGEPGAYSEIAALRLGEPRPFESFDEAFHAVEHMEVFCAVIPIENSLGGSIHHNYDLLLQHPVSIVAETFVKVEHCLLGIPGASSGARGTVLSHPQALSQCRNFFASHPNLKPEVAYDTAGSAKMVAEGGDPSRFAIASRRAGELYGLDILQENLADEEWNITRFFCITHEDHTADLTFRNQPDVSKQKTSIVFTLLPNEQGSLFKALATLALRNIDLTKIESRPSRKKAFEYFFYVDFIGHRDDPNIHNALKHLGEFATMVKVLGSYGVVE, from the coding sequence ATGACAAACAGGTCAGTCGCCTATCAGGGCGAGCCCGGCGCATACAGCGAAATCGCCGCGTTGCGCCTCGGCGAGCCAAGGCCCTTCGAGTCATTCGACGAAGCGTTTCACGCGGTGGAGCACATGGAAGTCTTCTGCGCGGTCATTCCGATCGAGAATTCCCTCGGGGGAAGCATTCACCACAACTACGATCTCCTCCTGCAGCACCCGGTCAGCATCGTGGCTGAAACCTTCGTCAAGGTAGAACACTGCCTGCTCGGCATTCCCGGCGCATCCTCAGGCGCTCGGGGCACGGTGCTTTCGCACCCCCAGGCACTCTCCCAGTGCAGGAATTTCTTCGCCTCGCATCCGAACCTCAAGCCCGAGGTAGCCTACGACACGGCGGGGAGCGCGAAAATGGTGGCGGAGGGAGGCGATCCGTCGCGTTTCGCGATAGCCTCAAGGAGAGCCGGAGAACTTTACGGCCTGGACATCCTGCAGGAGAACCTGGCCGACGAAGAATGGAACATCACCCGCTTTTTCTGCATCACCCACGAAGACCATACGGCAGACCTGACGTTCAGGAATCAGCCGGACGTATCAAAGCAGAAAACCTCGATCGTGTTCACCCTGCTGCCCAACGAGCAGGGCTCGCTTTTCAAGGCGCTGGCGACACTCGCGCTCCGCAATATAGACCTGACGAAGATCGAATCGAGGCCGTCGAGGAAAAAAGCTTTCGAATACTTCTTCTACGTCGACTTCATCGGCCACAGGGACGACCCGAACATTCACAACGCCCTGAAACACCTCGGGGAATTCGCAACGATGGTTAAAGTGCTCGGCAGTTATGGCGTCGTCGAATAA